The Schistocerca americana isolate TAMUIC-IGC-003095 chromosome 5, iqSchAmer2.1, whole genome shotgun sequence genome includes a window with the following:
- the LOC124615658 gene encoding lysine-rich arabinogalactan protein 19-like: protein MTTKMQLRLWIMYHFLATQQPVSQICRCWSLLYASTAVHAAAQVAAAHVYPQAAVQKPQQQPDADATETVATGQPDFLRRLRDHVSKIRPPKATCHGKPPTFVHQDLEQCRHVMLRTEGVKPPLQAPYSGPYEVLRRSAHTMDILVNGKPTTVALNRAKPAYVFPDTPLAAPRRRRPPTAVPDTDATSPAPALQHPPPNVAQHPPPAVVPAPPTRTTRSGRRVHFPARYLDADAPLPPGGLM from the exons ATGACGACGAAGATGCAGCTGCGTCTGTGGATTATGTACCATTTTCTGGCTACGCAGCAACCTGTTTCGCAGATTTGCCGCTGCTGGTCGCTCTTGTATGCATCAACAGCTGTACATGCAGCAGCCCAAGTCGCTGCTGCCCATGTGTACCCACAGGCAGCTGTGCAGAAGCCGCAGCAGCAGCCAG ACGCTGATGCCACAGAGACAGTTGCTACTGGCCAGCCGGATTTCTTGCGACGATTGAGGGACCATGTATCAAAGATTCGCCCTCCGAAAGCCACATGTCATGGCAAGCCGCCCACTTTCGTGCACCAGGACCTGGAACAATGTCGTCACGTCATGCTCCGCACTGAGGGCGTTAAACCGCCTCTACAAGCTCCTTATTCTGGTCCATATGAAGTGCTACGGCGCAGTGCCCACACCATGGATATCCTAGTGAATGGCAAACCCACGACTGTTGCGTTGAATCGGGCTAAACCTGCGTATGTTTTTCCTGACACCCCACTAGCGGCACCTCGTCGTAGGCGTCCACCTACAGCTGTTCCAGACACTGACGCCACATCTCCGGCGCCGGCTCTTCAACATCCGCCGCCCAACGTAGCACAACATCCGCCTCCTGCCGTTGTTCCTGCTCCTCCGACGAGGACGACCCGTTCTGGACGTCGGGTGCACTTTCCGGCGCGGTATCTCGACGCCGACGCTCCGCTTCCGCCCGGGGGGCTGATGTAG